One stretch of Clavibacter michiganensis DNA includes these proteins:
- a CDS encoding dihydrolipoamide acetyltransferase family protein, whose product MADSEFTLPDVGEGLIDAEIVSWRVQPGDQVALNQVIVEIETAKSLVELPSPFEGTVSGLLVQEGQTVEVGTPIIAIAQGSPTVSAPAETPAQMALPGETVIEDDTAIENREPAPAPAAEETSGAVLVGYGTVGKVASRRRRAEPGDAAPAARHAARPGAPVGAPAARAPRPDSVPAASAVPIIAKPPIRKLAKDLEVDLAEVEATGLVGEITREDVIRTAQQASVFKNIETPEWPDAREERIPVKGVRKVIAAAMVQSAFQAPHVSLFVDVDATRTMEFVKRLKASTDFAGVKVSPLLIMAKAMIWAVRRNPTVNSSWTDQEIIVRHYVNLGVAAATPRGLVVPNVKEAQAMSLLELARALEQLTLTARDGKTTPADMGQGTITITNIGVFGMDTGTPILNPGEVAIVALGTIKQKPWVVDGEVRPRFVTTIGASFDHRVVDGDVASRFLADVASIIEEPALLLE is encoded by the coding sequence GGGCGAGGGCCTCATCGACGCCGAGATCGTCTCGTGGCGCGTGCAGCCGGGCGACCAGGTGGCGCTCAACCAGGTGATCGTCGAGATCGAGACGGCGAAGTCGCTCGTCGAGCTGCCGAGCCCGTTCGAGGGCACGGTCTCGGGGCTGCTCGTGCAGGAGGGCCAGACGGTCGAGGTGGGCACGCCCATCATCGCGATCGCGCAGGGGTCGCCGACCGTGTCGGCGCCCGCCGAGACGCCGGCCCAGATGGCCCTCCCGGGCGAGACGGTGATCGAGGACGACACGGCCATCGAGAACCGCGAGCCGGCGCCCGCGCCCGCCGCCGAGGAGACCTCGGGCGCGGTGCTCGTGGGCTACGGCACGGTCGGCAAGGTCGCCAGCCGTCGTCGGCGCGCCGAGCCGGGCGATGCCGCGCCCGCCGCCCGCCACGCAGCGCGTCCGGGCGCCCCGGTCGGCGCTCCCGCCGCCCGCGCCCCGCGCCCCGACTCGGTGCCCGCCGCCTCGGCCGTGCCGATCATCGCCAAGCCCCCCATCCGCAAGCTCGCGAAGGACCTCGAGGTCGACCTGGCCGAGGTCGAGGCCACCGGGCTCGTCGGCGAGATCACGCGCGAGGACGTCATCCGCACCGCGCAGCAGGCGAGCGTCTTCAAGAACATCGAGACGCCCGAGTGGCCGGATGCGCGCGAGGAGCGGATCCCCGTCAAGGGCGTCCGCAAGGTCATCGCGGCGGCGATGGTGCAGAGCGCGTTCCAGGCGCCGCACGTGAGCCTGTTCGTCGACGTCGACGCCACGCGCACGATGGAGTTCGTCAAGCGCCTCAAGGCGTCCACCGACTTCGCGGGCGTCAAGGTCTCGCCGCTGCTCATCATGGCGAAGGCGATGATCTGGGCCGTGCGCCGGAACCCCACGGTCAACTCCTCGTGGACCGACCAGGAGATCATCGTCCGCCACTACGTGAACCTCGGCGTCGCCGCCGCGACCCCGCGCGGGCTCGTGGTGCCGAACGTCAAGGAGGCGCAGGCGATGTCGCTGCTGGAGCTCGCCCGCGCGCTCGAGCAGCTGACGCTCACGGCCCGCGACGGCAAGACGACCCCGGCCGACATGGGCCAGGGCACCATCACGATCACCAACATCGGCGTCTTCGGCATGGACACGGGCACGCCGATCCTCAACCCGGGCGAGGTCGCGATCGTCGCGCTCGGCACCATCAAGCAGAAGCCGTGGGTCGTCGACGGCGAGGTGCGCCCGCGCTTCGTCACGACCATCGGGGCGAGCTTCGACCACCGCGTGGTCGACGGCGACGTCGCGAGCCGCTTCCTCGCGGACGTCGCGAGCATCATCGAGGAGCCGGCGCTGCTCCTGGAGTGA